A window of Oncorhynchus kisutch isolate 150728-3 linkage group LG10, Okis_V2, whole genome shotgun sequence contains these coding sequences:
- the LOC109897827 gene encoding gastrula zinc finger protein XlCGF48.2-like has translation MSQIRLLRVFLNERLTAAAEEIFGVVEKTVAEYQEEVVRLQRLLDIVLQPEINMPRADLQQRTLSFSEEVPPEQQQCEQEWSPSLGQEDLEPTQIKEEQEDLRSRQEEEQIQGLEADAIEFIFNPVCVKSDRDEDPTQPSHLYQAQNERNRERDTLPSTTTENIKTEPDGEDYRESEPTSVSQPFFSVNPDCSAAQSENSQSVSGMETGEPPSGFKSVKSKIKMIKGQMSHIKTKGRKSTQLSLLKSPSQSHATPCCCKVCGKSFHHMGTLIKHVQIHTKDEEGICGVCGKCFQSTESMKDHFQTHIADRFCCHVCGKGFTLNSNLKRHMRSHTREKPYGCHYCGQGFSTGSTLNRHIRIHTGEKPFCCPDCGKSFTQSGHLKIHMRTHTGEKPHSCPDCGKGFSIASNLSVHMKIHTGEKRQKDSALAPI, from the exons ATGTCTCAAATACGGTTGTTGAGGGTTTTTCTCAACGAGAGATTAACAGCTGCTGCTGAGGAGATATTCGGGGTCGTTGAAAAAACGGTAGCAGAGTATCAGGAGGAAGTTGTCCGTCTACAGAGGCTGCTCGACATTGTTCTTCAACCTGAGATTAACATGCCCAGAGCAG ACCTCCAGCAGcgtactctttctttctctgaagAGGTTCCCCCTGAGCAACAGCAGTGTGAGCAGGAGTGGAGCCCCAGTCTGGGACAGGAGGACCTAGAGCCCACACAGATTAAAGAAGAGCAGGAGGACCTCCGGAGCCGTCAGGAGGAAGAGCAGATTCAAGGGCTTGAGGCAGATGCCATAGAATTCATATTCAATCCTGTCTGTGTGAAAAGTGATCGTGATGAAGACCCAACTCAGCCCTCACATCTCTATCAAGCCCAAaacgagagaaacagagagagagacactctacCCAGTACTAcaactgaaaatatcaaaacagAACCTGATGGAGAGGACTATAGGGAATCAGAACCAACCAGTGTCTCTCAGCCTTTCTTTAGTGTAAATCCAGACTGTTCTGCAGCTCAGAGTGAAAACAGTCAAAGTGTCAGTGGTATGGAGACTGGAGAACCTCCTTCAGGTTTTAAGTCAGTCAAATCAAAAATAAAGATGATAAAAGGACAAATGTCCCACATCAAAACTAAGGGTAGGAAATCTACACAGTTGTCCCTCCTGAAATCACCCAGTCAAAGTCATGCTACTCCTTGTTGTTGTAAGGTGTGTGGCAAGTCTTTTCATCACATGGGTACATTAATTAAACACGTGCAAATTCATACAAAGGATGAAGAAGgtatttgtggtgtgtgtggaaaATGTTTTCAGTCTACAGAAAGTATGAAAGATCACTTCCAAACTCACATTGCAGATAGGTTTTGTTGTCATGTTTGTGGTAAAGGTTTCACCTTAAACAGTAATCTAAAAAGACACATGAGGAGCCACACAAGAGAGAAACCATATGGCTGTCATTATTGTGGCCAAGGATTCAGCACTGGCAGCACTCTAAATAGACACATTAggatccacacaggggagaagccattTTGCTGCCCTGATTGTGGCAAATCATTCACTCAGAGTGGACATCTAAAAATACACATGAGGacccacacaggggagaaaccacaTAGCTGCCCTGATTGTGGCAAAGGATTCAGCATTGCCAGTAATCTGTCAGTGCACATGAagatccacacaggagagaaaagaCAAAAGGATTCAGCACTGGCACCAATCTGA